A part of Streptomyces sp. NBC_01210 genomic DNA contains:
- a CDS encoding ABC transporter ATP-binding protein: protein MTLLRLEDVTVRFGARAALDAVDLEVAEHEIVCVLGPSGSGKSTLLRIVAGLQAADGGRVLLSGADQAGVPVHRRGVGLMFQDHQLFPQRDVGGNVAFGLRMHGTGRDEQARRVGELLDLVGLPAAQRRAVASLSGGEQQRVALARALAPQPRLLMLDEPLGQLDRGLRERLVVELRGLFGRLGTTVLAVTHDQGEAFALADRVVVMRDGRIAQAGTPLEVWQRPASEFVARFLGFDNVVAATVSGAAADTPWGKVPVPEDAPQGARQVLVRPAGVRLVPPAEGLRCTVEARTFRGSHVAVQLRPDDGPPLEAECSLLDAPEVGATVGVVFAAEDVVVLAPAG from the coding sequence ATGACTTTGCTGCGACTGGAGGACGTGACCGTACGGTTCGGCGCGCGCGCGGCTCTCGACGCGGTGGATCTCGAGGTCGCCGAGCACGAGATCGTCTGTGTGCTGGGGCCGAGCGGCAGTGGAAAGTCCACGCTGCTGAGGATCGTCGCCGGACTGCAAGCAGCCGACGGCGGGCGGGTGTTGCTGTCCGGCGCGGACCAGGCCGGCGTTCCGGTGCACCGGCGCGGGGTGGGCCTGATGTTCCAGGACCATCAGCTCTTCCCGCAGCGCGACGTCGGCGGCAATGTCGCCTTCGGGTTGCGGATGCACGGCACAGGACGGGACGAACAGGCCCGCCGGGTCGGCGAGTTGCTGGACCTGGTCGGGCTGCCGGCGGCGCAGCGGCGGGCCGTGGCCTCGCTGTCCGGCGGCGAGCAGCAGCGGGTGGCGCTCGCCAGGGCGCTGGCGCCGCAGCCCCGGCTGCTGATGCTGGACGAGCCGCTCGGCCAGCTGGACCGAGGGCTGCGGGAGCGGCTGGTCGTCGAACTGCGAGGGCTGTTCGGGCGGTTGGGTACGACGGTGCTCGCCGTCACTCATGACCAGGGCGAGGCCTTCGCGCTCGCCGACCGTGTCGTCGTCATGCGGGACGGCAGGATTGCCCAGGCGGGCACGCCGCTCGAAGTCTGGCAGCGGCCCGCGTCCGAGTTTGTCGCGCGCTTCCTCGGCTTCGACAACGTCGTCGCGGCGACGGTGAGCGGCGCGGCCGCGGACACCCCGTGGGGCAAGGTGCCGGTGCCGGAGGACGCGCCGCAGGGCGCCCGTCAGGTGCTGGTGCGACCGGCGGGAGTCCGACTTGTCCCGCCGGCAGAGGGGCTGCGCTGCACGGTGGAGGCGCGTACGTTCCGGGGCAGCCACGTCGCCGTACAGCTGCGACCCGACGACGGACCGCCGCTGGAGGCGGAGTGCTCCTTGCTGGATGCGCCGGAGGTGGGGGCGACGGTGGGAGTCGTCTTCGCCGCCGAGGACGTGGTGGTGCTGGCCCCGGCCGGCTGA
- a CDS encoding LOG family protein, producing MAPGHRHHSDREIESLDEFDDVVTRGSLAGHRVQSVDLSDRTFALLSADTTGAIFLGCPMQPDAAAKVRADGALVFPPVPDLPFDPYRGLLYSPDELFEGLTAGGYDATPDALAYAWFQETKADGDIFASMLRSIHDDAISDALDELLVGARVVGVMGGHAMARGTDAYAGAARLGQSLARDGFTVATGGGPGAMEAANLGAYAAPHPDEMLVEALELLAKAPSFTPSISDWATAAFEVRDRWPGGGDSVGIPTWFYGHEPPNAFAGHIAKYFANATREDGLLARSNAGVIFLPGAAGTVQEIFDNATPNYYESRGEPTPMVLVNREHWTERLPTWPLLQSLAAGRSMESRIALVDSVDEAPAALKLLTGDK from the coding sequence ATGGCACCTGGACACCGGCACCACAGCGACCGGGAGATCGAGTCCCTCGACGAGTTCGACGACGTCGTCACCCGCGGCTCCCTCGCCGGACACCGCGTCCAGTCCGTCGACCTCAGCGACCGCACCTTCGCCCTGCTCTCCGCAGACACCACCGGCGCCATATTCCTGGGCTGTCCCATGCAGCCCGACGCCGCCGCAAAGGTCCGCGCCGACGGCGCGCTCGTCTTCCCGCCCGTCCCCGACCTGCCCTTCGACCCGTACCGCGGGCTCCTCTACTCCCCCGACGAGCTGTTCGAAGGTCTCACCGCCGGCGGATACGACGCCACTCCCGACGCCCTCGCCTACGCCTGGTTCCAGGAGACGAAGGCCGACGGCGACATCTTCGCCTCGATGCTCCGCTCGATCCACGACGACGCGATCTCCGACGCTCTCGACGAACTCCTCGTCGGCGCCCGCGTCGTAGGCGTGATGGGCGGCCACGCGATGGCCCGCGGCACGGACGCGTACGCCGGTGCCGCCCGCCTCGGCCAGTCCCTCGCCCGCGACGGGTTCACCGTCGCGACCGGCGGCGGCCCCGGCGCCATGGAGGCCGCGAACCTCGGCGCGTACGCCGCGCCGCACCCCGACGAGATGCTCGTCGAGGCGCTCGAACTCCTCGCCAAGGCCCCCTCGTTCACCCCGTCGATCTCCGACTGGGCCACCGCCGCCTTCGAGGTGCGCGACCGCTGGCCCGGCGGCGGCGACTCCGTCGGCATCCCGACCTGGTTCTACGGCCACGAGCCGCCGAACGCCTTCGCCGGCCACATCGCCAAGTACTTCGCCAACGCCACCCGCGAAGACGGCCTCCTTGCCCGCTCCAACGCGGGCGTGATCTTCCTGCCCGGCGCCGCCGGCACGGTCCAGGAGATCTTCGACAACGCGACCCCGAACTACTACGAGTCCCGCGGCGAACCGACCCCGATGGTCCTCGTCAACCGCGAGCACTGGACGGAGCGGCTGCCCACCTGGCCGCTGCTCCAGTCGCTGGCGGCGGGCCGCTCGATGGAGTCCCGTATCGCGCTCGTGGACTCGGTCGACGAGGCCCCGGCGGCGCTGAAATTGCTGACCGGCGACAAGTAG
- a CDS encoding ABC transporter ATP-binding protein, with product MVAPPDNDVLWARSLRHSHSGSPALVGVSLGVRDGEILAVCGPRGSGKTTLLRCLSGQLVAQQGEVWFNSSPVHTMSPLQRERLRRDRFGWIDPEATLVPELTAWENAALPLLLRGSSHRGAKSTAMEWLERLDIGACARLRPHALLQAQRQRVAVARALVATPSVIFADEPTATLHRADQALVLRTLTTAARSHRITVVLATHDEEVAALADRSLTLIDGRRVNSLAAADAEGRAECSLSV from the coding sequence ATGGTGGCCCCGCCGGACAACGATGTGCTCTGGGCGCGTTCCCTGCGCCATTCCCACAGCGGCTCGCCCGCACTCGTCGGCGTCTCGCTGGGCGTACGGGACGGCGAGATCCTCGCCGTGTGCGGCCCGCGCGGCAGCGGAAAGACCACGCTGCTGCGCTGTCTGTCCGGCCAACTCGTCGCGCAGCAGGGCGAGGTGTGGTTCAACAGCTCCCCCGTGCACACGATGAGCCCGCTGCAGCGGGAACGGCTGCGGCGCGACCGGTTCGGCTGGATCGACCCCGAGGCCACGCTCGTCCCGGAGCTGACCGCCTGGGAGAACGCCGCGCTGCCGTTGCTGCTGCGCGGCTCCTCGCACCGTGGCGCGAAGAGCACCGCCATGGAGTGGCTGGAGCGGCTCGACATCGGTGCGTGCGCCCGGCTGCGGCCGCATGCGCTGCTGCAGGCGCAGCGCCAGCGGGTCGCCGTCGCGCGGGCGCTGGTCGCCACGCCGTCGGTGATCTTCGCGGACGAACCGACGGCGACGCTGCACCGCGCGGACCAGGCGCTGGTGCTGCGTACGTTGACGACCGCGGCCCGTTCGCACCGGATCACCGTCGTACTCGCCACGCACGACGAGGAGGTGGCGGCGCTCGCGGACCGTTCACTCACGCTCATCGACGGCCGGCGCGTGAACTCCCTCGCGGCCGCCGACGCGGAAGGCCGGGCCGAGTGCTCGCTCTCCGTCTAG
- a CDS encoding aspartate aminotransferase family protein — protein MGNPIAVSKDLSKAAYDHLWMHFTRMSSYENAPVPTIVRGEGTYIYDDKGKRYLDGLSGLFVVNAGHGRHELAETAYKQAQELAFFPVWSYAHPKAVELAERLAQHAPGDLNKVFFTTGGGEAVETAWKLAKQYFKLQGKHTKYKVISRAVAYHGTPQGALSITGLPALKAPFEPLVPGAHKVPNTNIYRAPIHGDDPEAFGRWAADQIEQQILFEGAETVAAVFLEPVQNAGGCFPPPPGYFQRVREICDQYDVLLVSDEVICAFGRLGTMFACDKFGYVPDMITCAKGMTSGYSPIGACIISDRLAEPFYKGDNTFLHGYTFGGHPVSAAVGLANLDIFEKEGLNQHVLDNEGAFLSTLQKLHDLPIVGDVRGNGFFYGIELVKDKATKETFTDEETERVLYGFLSKALYDNGLYCRADDRGDPVVQLAPPLISNQQTFDEIEGILRSVLTEAWTKL, from the coding sequence GTGGGGAACCCGATAGCCGTGAGCAAGGACCTCTCCAAAGCCGCCTACGACCACCTGTGGATGCACTTCACCCGCATGTCGTCGTACGAGAACGCACCCGTGCCCACCATCGTGCGTGGCGAGGGCACCTACATCTACGACGACAAGGGCAAGCGCTACCTCGACGGCCTCTCCGGCCTCTTCGTGGTCAACGCCGGCCACGGCCGTCACGAGCTCGCCGAGACCGCCTACAAGCAGGCTCAGGAGCTCGCCTTCTTCCCGGTGTGGTCGTACGCCCACCCGAAGGCGGTCGAGCTGGCCGAGCGGCTGGCGCAGCACGCCCCTGGCGACCTCAACAAGGTCTTCTTCACCACCGGTGGCGGTGAGGCGGTCGAGACCGCCTGGAAGCTCGCCAAGCAGTACTTCAAGCTGCAGGGCAAGCACACCAAGTACAAGGTCATCTCGCGCGCGGTCGCGTACCACGGCACCCCGCAGGGCGCCCTGTCCATCACCGGCCTGCCGGCCCTCAAGGCCCCCTTCGAGCCGCTGGTCCCCGGCGCGCACAAGGTGCCGAACACCAACATCTACCGTGCGCCGATCCACGGCGACGACCCCGAGGCCTTCGGCCGCTGGGCCGCCGACCAGATCGAGCAGCAGATTCTCTTCGAGGGCGCCGAGACGGTCGCGGCGGTCTTCCTCGAGCCGGTGCAGAACGCCGGTGGCTGCTTCCCGCCGCCGCCCGGGTACTTCCAGCGTGTGCGTGAGATCTGCGACCAGTACGACGTACTGCTCGTATCGGACGAGGTCATCTGCGCCTTCGGCCGTCTCGGCACGATGTTCGCCTGCGACAAGTTCGGCTATGTGCCGGACATGATCACCTGCGCCAAGGGCATGACCTCGGGCTACTCCCCGATCGGCGCGTGCATCATCTCCGACCGCCTCGCCGAGCCTTTCTACAAGGGCGACAACACCTTCCTGCACGGCTACACCTTCGGCGGCCACCCGGTCTCCGCGGCGGTGGGCCTGGCGAACCTCGACATCTTCGAGAAGGAAGGCCTCAACCAGCACGTCCTCGACAACGAGGGCGCGTTCCTCTCCACGCTGCAGAAGCTGCACGACCTGCCGATCGTCGGCGACGTCCGCGGCAACGGCTTCTTCTACGGCATCGAGCTGGTGAAGGACAAGGCCACCAAGGAGACCTTCACCGACGAGGAGACCGAGCGTGTGCTCTACGGCTTCCTCTCGAAGGCGCTCTACGACAACGGCCTGTACTGCCGTGCCGACGACCGTGGCGACCCGGTCGTTCAGCTGGCGCCGCCGCTGATCTCCAACCAGCAGACCTTCGACGAGATCGAGGGCATTCTGCGCAGCGTCCTCACGGAGGCGTGGACGAAGCTCTAG
- a CDS encoding Lrp/AsnC family transcriptional regulator, whose product MASRSAESRNGNGSSPTIDAVSLAIIEQLQEDGRRPYAAIGKAVGLSEAAVRQRVQKLLDQGVMQIVAVTDPLTVGLRRQAMVGITVEGDVDPIADALTAMAECEYVVMTAGSFDLMVEIVCEDDDHLLEVINKRIRALPGVRSTESFVYLKLKKQTYMWGTR is encoded by the coding sequence GTGGCCAGTCGTAGCGCAGAGTCCAGGAACGGAAACGGATCGTCCCCGACGATCGACGCCGTCTCCCTCGCCATCATCGAACAGCTCCAGGAGGACGGGCGTCGCCCGTATGCCGCCATAGGCAAGGCCGTCGGCCTCTCCGAAGCGGCCGTGCGTCAGCGCGTCCAGAAGCTGCTCGACCAGGGCGTGATGCAGATCGTCGCCGTCACCGACCCGCTCACCGTGGGTCTGCGTCGGCAGGCGATGGTCGGCATCACGGTCGAGGGCGACGTCGACCCGATCGCGGACGCGCTCACCGCCATGGCCGAATGCGAGTACGTGGTGATGACCGCGGGCTCCTTCGACCTGATGGTGGAGATCGTCTGCGAGGACGACGACCACCTGCTCGAAGTGATCAACAAGCGGATCCGCGCGCTCCCCGGCGTGCGCTCCACCGAGAGCTTCGTCTATCTCAAGCTGAAGAAGCAGACCTATATGTGGGGAACCCGATAG
- a CDS encoding gamma-aminobutyraldehyde dehydrogenase, which produces MTTELRRLRNYINGEFRDAADGRTIEVINPATGDVYATSPLSGQADVDAAMDAAAAAFPAWRDTTPAERQKVLLKIADAFEERAEDLIAAESENTGKPLELTRTEEIPPMVDQIRFFAGAARMLEGRSAGEYMEGFTSIVRREPVGVCAQVAPWNYPMMMAVWKFAPALAAGNTVVIKPSDTTPASTVLIAEIIGSIVPKGVFNVICGDRETGRAMVEHPTPAMASITGSVRAGIQVAESAAKDVKRVHLELGGKAPVVVFEDTDIAKAVEDIAVAGYFNAGQDCTAATRVLVHESIHDEFVSALAKAAADTKTGAPDDADVLYGPLNNANQLAQVSGFIDRLPAHAKVEAGGHRVGEKGYFYAATVVSGLKQDDEIIQNEVFGPVITVQSFTDEAQALEWANGVEFALASSVWTRDHARAMRMSKAMDFGCVWINTHIPLVAEMPHGGFKKSGYGKDLSAYGFDDYTRIKHVMTSLDG; this is translated from the coding sequence GTGACCACCGAGCTGCGTCGTCTGCGCAACTACATCAACGGGGAGTTCCGGGACGCCGCCGACGGGCGGACGATCGAGGTCATCAACCCGGCCACCGGTGACGTGTACGCCACGTCTCCGCTCTCCGGGCAGGCCGACGTCGATGCCGCCATGGACGCTGCCGCGGCCGCCTTCCCCGCCTGGCGCGACACCACCCCGGCCGAGCGCCAGAAGGTACTGCTGAAGATCGCGGACGCCTTTGAGGAGCGGGCCGAGGACCTGATCGCGGCCGAGTCGGAGAACACGGGCAAGCCGCTGGAGCTGACCCGTACCGAAGAGATCCCGCCCATGGTGGACCAGATCCGCTTCTTCGCGGGCGCGGCGCGGATGCTCGAGGGCCGTTCGGCCGGGGAGTACATGGAGGGCTTCACCTCCATCGTCCGGCGCGAGCCGGTCGGCGTCTGCGCGCAGGTCGCGCCGTGGAACTACCCGATGATGATGGCCGTCTGGAAGTTCGCGCCGGCGCTGGCGGCGGGCAACACCGTCGTCATCAAGCCGTCCGACACGACGCCGGCGTCGACCGTGCTGATCGCCGAGATCATCGGCTCGATCGTGCCCAAGGGTGTCTTCAACGTCATCTGCGGCGACCGGGAGACCGGCCGTGCGATGGTCGAGCACCCGACCCCGGCGATGGCCTCCATCACCGGTTCCGTACGGGCGGGCATCCAGGTCGCCGAGTCCGCGGCCAAGGACGTCAAGCGCGTTCACCTCGAGCTGGGCGGCAAGGCGCCGGTCGTCGTCTTCGAGGACACTGACATCGCCAAGGCCGTCGAGGACATCGCGGTGGCGGGCTACTTCAACGCCGGTCAGGACTGTACGGCCGCGACGCGTGTCCTCGTACACGAGTCGATCCACGACGAGTTCGTGTCGGCGCTGGCGAAGGCCGCCGCCGACACCAAGACGGGTGCGCCGGACGACGCCGATGTGCTGTACGGCCCGCTCAACAACGCCAACCAGCTGGCGCAGGTCTCCGGCTTCATCGACCGGCTGCCGGCACACGCCAAGGTCGAGGCGGGAGGCCACCGGGTCGGCGAGAAGGGCTACTTCTACGCCGCGACCGTCGTCTCCGGCCTGAAGCAGGACGACGAGATCATCCAGAACGAGGTCTTCGGCCCGGTCATCACCGTCCAGTCCTTCACGGACGAGGCGCAGGCGCTGGAGTGGGCGAACGGCGTGGAGTTCGCGCTGGCCTCTTCGGTGTGGACCAGGGACCACGCGCGGGCGATGCGGATGTCGAAGGCGATGGACTTCGGCTGTGTATGGATCAACACCCACATCCCGCTGGTCGCGGAGATGCCGCACGGCGGCTTCAAGAAGTCGGGTTACGGCAAGGATCTGTCGGCGTATGGCTTCGACGACTACACGCGCATCAAGCACGTGATGACGTCGCTCGACGGCTGA
- a CDS encoding TetR/AcrR family transcriptional regulator produces MSAATGDPRAERTRARLRKALLEECAERPLEEVSVAALVRRAGLGRATFYLHYTDLQALAVDACAEVVREAVEALHAWRGTPDPAAPPPALTAFFTGLAPHAPLYRTLLREGGSGPLGDLLHHELRERSRRERELAGAPAPDLIASAVAATFAGLLADWLHGLIDATPEAMTAQVWRLLLALHRTPDMKRHETA; encoded by the coding sequence ATGAGCGCCGCGACCGGCGATCCGCGGGCGGAGCGCACCCGCGCCAGGCTGCGCAAGGCACTGCTCGAGGAGTGCGCCGAGCGCCCGCTCGAAGAGGTCAGCGTCGCGGCGCTGGTGCGCAGGGCGGGTCTGGGCCGGGCCACGTTCTATCTGCACTACACGGATCTGCAGGCGCTCGCGGTCGACGCGTGCGCGGAGGTCGTACGGGAGGCGGTGGAGGCCCTCCACGCCTGGCGCGGCACTCCGGACCCGGCCGCTCCGCCGCCCGCGCTGACGGCTTTCTTCACCGGCCTCGCGCCGCACGCACCGCTCTACCGGACCCTGCTGCGCGAGGGCGGCAGCGGCCCGCTGGGCGATCTGCTCCACCACGAACTGCGCGAACGCAGCCGCAGGGAAAGGGAGTTGGCCGGTGCCCCGGCGCCCGACCTGATCGCCTCCGCGGTGGCGGCCACCTTCGCGGGCCTCCTGGCGGACTGGCTCCACGGCCTGATCGACGCGACTCCCGAGGCCATGACGGCCCAGGTCTGGCGCCTGCTGCTGGCACTGCACCGCACACCCGACATGAAACGACATGAAACGGCGTGA
- a CDS encoding DUF1304 domain-containing protein, with protein sequence MNTTAQVLVGLVAALHAYILVLEMFLWQRKPGRELSGFDAEMARATAPLAANQGLYNGFLAAGLVWGLIAADPTGYRVQVFFLSCVVIAGVYGGFTANRRILVAQALPGALALAAVLVAG encoded by the coding sequence ATGAACACAACCGCCCAAGTCCTGGTCGGCCTGGTGGCCGCGCTCCACGCCTACATCCTGGTTCTGGAGATGTTCCTCTGGCAGCGCAAGCCGGGCCGCGAACTCTCCGGCTTCGACGCCGAGATGGCCCGCGCGACCGCCCCCCTCGCCGCGAACCAGGGCCTGTACAACGGCTTCCTCGCCGCCGGCCTGGTCTGGGGCCTGATCGCCGCGGACCCGACGGGGTACCGGGTGCAGGTCTTCTTCCTGAGCTGCGTGGTTATCGCCGGCGTCTACGGCGGCTTCACCGCGAACCGCCGCATCCTGGTGGCGCAGGCGCTCCCGGGCGCTCTCGCGCTGGCGGCCGTCCTGGTGGCTGGATGA
- a CDS encoding polyamine ABC transporter substrate-binding protein: MSRRSLLLGLAAGAALTGCGVPAAYVQPGDRARRDVSKGDRSVDFANWPLYIDTDDEDTSKRPTLDSFTERTGISVRYTEEINDNDEFFGKVSPALMNHQETGRDLIVVSDWMAARFVRLGWVQEMDRAKQPNVAKYLDPQLRSPAFDEGRLHSVPWQSGITGIAYNRKRLGREIRHTSDLWADDLRGRVTLLSGLDESFALLMQGNGVDVTRWSAEDFHEMCEQVEKLVKRKHIRRFTGNDYIKDLSTGDVLACQAYSGDVIQLRADNPDIEFGVPEEGAELWAESLMVPNLARHKRNAEALVDHYYEPEVAAELAAWVNYVCPVPAARDVLASSKDEETAALAEDPLIFPDDSMRKRLAIARDITSEERTPFAKRWNAIVGL, from the coding sequence ATGTCAAGGCGGTCCCTCCTGCTCGGCCTCGCCGCCGGCGCCGCACTCACCGGCTGCGGGGTGCCCGCCGCGTACGTACAGCCCGGGGACCGTGCCCGGCGCGATGTCTCGAAGGGCGACAGAAGCGTCGACTTCGCCAACTGGCCCCTCTACATCGACACCGACGACGAGGACACCTCCAAGCGGCCCACCCTCGACTCCTTCACCGAGCGCACCGGGATCTCGGTCCGCTATACCGAGGAGATCAACGACAACGACGAGTTCTTCGGCAAGGTCAGCCCCGCGCTGATGAACCACCAGGAGACCGGCCGGGACCTGATCGTCGTCAGCGACTGGATGGCGGCCCGGTTCGTACGGCTCGGCTGGGTGCAGGAGATGGACCGGGCGAAGCAGCCCAATGTCGCCAAATACCTTGATCCGCAGTTGCGTTCACCCGCTTTCGACGAGGGCCGGCTGCACAGCGTCCCCTGGCAGTCCGGGATCACCGGCATCGCGTACAACCGCAAGAGGCTCGGCCGCGAGATCAGGCACACCAGTGATCTGTGGGCGGACGATCTGCGCGGCCGGGTCACGCTCCTCTCCGGACTCGACGAATCCTTCGCCCTGCTGATGCAGGGCAACGGCGTGGACGTCACCCGCTGGTCCGCGGAGGACTTCCACGAGATGTGTGAGCAGGTGGAGAAGCTCGTGAAGCGGAAACACATCAGGCGTTTCACCGGCAACGACTACATCAAGGACCTCTCCACCGGGGACGTGCTGGCCTGTCAGGCGTACTCCGGCGATGTCATCCAGCTCCGGGCCGACAACCCCGACATCGAGTTCGGGGTGCCGGAGGAGGGCGCGGAGCTGTGGGCGGAGAGCCTGATGGTCCCCAACCTCGCCCGGCACAAGCGCAACGCCGAGGCGCTCGTCGACCATTACTACGAGCCGGAGGTCGCTGCGGAGCTCGCGGCCTGGGTCAACTACGTCTGCCCGGTGCCGGCCGCCCGCGACGTACTGGCCTCGTCGAAGGACGAGGAGACGGCCGCGCTCGCCGAGGACCCGCTGATCTTCCCGGACGACTCGATGCGCAAACGCCTCGCGATCGCGCGCGACATCACCTCCGAGGAGCGCACCCCCTTCGCGAAGCGGTGGAACGCGATCGTCGGGCTGTAG
- a CDS encoding HXXEE domain-containing protein gives MSDDHVNSAVTYGLFAAWLLHDAEELVAGPRWIRENVPVLRKRFPGVPERVWRAMEAVDEREFAVAVGVMGAIVASAAVAGGRSGGRSAFYQGALDGFGLHGLVHLAQAAAVRGYTPGSATSPLIVVPFTLWARGRLRRAGVLRPARVRDAAAGLALAAGATIVSHAIARRVTGGR, from the coding sequence ATGAGCGATGATCACGTGAACTCCGCGGTGACGTACGGTCTGTTCGCCGCCTGGCTGCTGCACGACGCCGAGGAACTGGTGGCCGGTCCGCGCTGGATACGCGAGAACGTGCCCGTACTGCGCAAACGCTTCCCGGGCGTCCCCGAGCGTGTATGGCGTGCCATGGAGGCCGTCGACGAGCGGGAATTCGCCGTCGCCGTCGGGGTGATGGGCGCGATCGTCGCCTCGGCCGCCGTCGCGGGCGGGCGCTCCGGTGGCCGGTCCGCCTTCTACCAGGGAGCCCTGGATGGTTTCGGGCTGCACGGCCTCGTCCACCTCGCGCAGGCCGCTGCCGTACGCGGCTACACCCCGGGCTCGGCGACCTCGCCACTGATCGTGGTGCCGTTCACGCTCTGGGCGCGCGGCCGGCTGCGGCGCGCCGGTGTGCTCCGGCCCGCGCGGGTGCGCGACGCGGCGGCCGGTCTGGCGCTGGCCGCAGGCGCCACCATCGTCTCGCACGCGATCGCCCGCAGAGTCACCGGGGGCCGGTAA
- a CDS encoding SAM-dependent methyltransferase, which yields MGPTQPAEEQNVTDRIRTDVAHNARVWNHWLGGKDNYQVDRAVGDQVTGMYPSIGEVARADRAFLGRAVRYLAGEAGMRQFLDIGTGLPTVENTHEVAQRIAPGARIVYVDNDPIVLAHARALLTSSPEGATEYIDADAHYPDRILRAVEPLLDLKQPVAVMMLGILNFVLDTDEARSIVRQLMDAVPSGSHLVLTHPTLELGGEGNAAAMRFWNENATPPITARSRAEFASFLEGLEVLEPGIVSCARWRHDPETEGETVQVAQFGAVGRKP from the coding sequence ATGGGCCCCACGCAGCCGGCCGAGGAGCAGAACGTGACCGACAGGATCCGCACCGACGTAGCGCACAACGCCAGGGTCTGGAACCACTGGCTGGGCGGCAAGGACAACTACCAGGTCGACCGCGCGGTGGGCGACCAGGTCACCGGGATGTACCCGAGCATCGGCGAGGTGGCACGCGCGGACCGCGCGTTTCTCGGCCGCGCCGTGCGCTACCTGGCCGGTGAGGCGGGCATGCGGCAGTTCCTGGACATCGGCACCGGCCTGCCCACGGTCGAGAACACCCATGAGGTGGCGCAGCGGATCGCCCCCGGCGCACGGATCGTCTATGTCGACAACGACCCGATCGTGCTGGCGCACGCGCGAGCGCTGCTCACGAGTTCCCCGGAGGGCGCGACCGAGTACATCGACGCGGACGCCCACTACCCGGACCGGATCCTCCGCGCCGTCGAGCCGCTGCTGGATCTGAAGCAGCCGGTGGCAGTGATGATGCTCGGCATCCTGAACTTCGTACTGGACACCGACGAGGCCCGGTCGATCGTGCGGCAGCTGATGGACGCCGTGCCGTCCGGCAGCCATCTGGTGCTCACCCATCCGACGCTGGAGCTGGGCGGCGAGGGCAATGCCGCGGCGATGCGGTTCTGGAACGAGAACGCCACGCCGCCGATCACGGCCCGCAGCCGCGCGGAGTTCGCCTCGTTCCTGGAGGGTCTGGAGGTCCTGGAGCCGGGCATCGTGTCGTGCGCCCGCTGGCGCCACGATCCGGAGACCGAGGGCGAGACGGTTCAGGTGGCGCAGTTCGGCGCGGTCGGCCGCAAGCCGTAG
- a CDS encoding glycerophosphodiester phosphodiesterase: protein MRAVRVVGHRGDPYRVRENTLPSLRSALERGAGAVEIDARLTRDGVPVLLHDDSLKRLWGHDRPLADLTAKELHELTDGGVPTLREALLAVGAHRVMIDLPGASEESVRTVVGTVHECEADERVYYCAGPVAMLAVRAADPSAEIAMTWTTLAPPRPALLDAVRPRWLNYRFGLLGEELTDRLHRDGMLVSAWTADTRRIMRRLVGYGVDSITTNRVDALQRVLSPWPNSPVGNGR from the coding sequence ATGCGCGCTGTCCGTGTCGTGGGCCATCGCGGTGATCCCTACCGCGTCCGTGAGAACACCCTGCCCTCGCTCCGCTCGGCCCTCGAGCGGGGCGCGGGCGCTGTCGAGATCGACGCGCGCCTCACCCGTGACGGCGTGCCCGTGCTGCTGCACGACGACTCGCTGAAGCGGCTGTGGGGACACGACCGACCGCTCGCGGATCTCACCGCGAAGGAACTGCACGAGCTGACCGACGGCGGAGTACCCACCCTGCGCGAGGCACTGCTCGCGGTCGGCGCGCACCGCGTGATGATCGATCTGCCCGGCGCCTCGGAGGAGTCGGTACGGACGGTGGTCGGCACCGTCCATGAGTGCGAGGCGGACGAGCGGGTGTACTACTGCGCGGGCCCCGTCGCCATGCTCGCGGTCCGCGCCGCCGATCCCTCGGCCGAGATCGCGATGACCTGGACGACGCTGGCCCCGCCGCGCCCGGCACTGCTCGACGCGGTGCGACCGCGCTGGCTCAACTACCGTTTCGGTCTGCTCGGCGAGGAGTTGACGGACCGTCTCCACCGGGACGGCATGCTGGTCTCCGCCTGGACGGCAGACACCCGCCGCATCATGCGCCGCCTGGTCGGGTACGGCGTGGACTCGATCACCACCAATCGCGTGGACGCGCTGCAGCGCGTACTGTCCCCATGGCCCAACTCCCCCGTCGGCAACGGTCGTTGA